In Leopardus geoffroyi isolate Oge1 chromosome D1, O.geoffroyi_Oge1_pat1.0, whole genome shotgun sequence, the genomic stretch CTGAAAATTTACTGCAACAAAATGGTGGAGATTGTTGCCTGAAGGTTACAAAATGGAATGCACAGAATAATCTCATTCGGGGGAAATATGCACAGAAAAGGCTTGGGAAGAACAATCATTAAAGTGTTAACAGTGGCAATCTCTAAATGATGAGAAtatgatggttttctttttgctgtctgtatgtctaactttctttttaaaatttttttttaacgtttatttatttttgagacagagagagacagagcatgaacgggggagggtcagagagagagggagacacagaatctgaaacaggctccaggctctgagccatcagcacagagcccgactcggggctcgaactcacataccgcaagatcgtgacctgagccgaagtcggacgcttaaccgactgagccacccaggcgccccaaactttctGAAACATATAGTACTGTTTCTACAATAAGGAAATTATTTAAGTAGAAAGATCTCCCAGAGATACTGAGAGGTACACTCACCACATGCCAGgtactatcctttttttttttttttttttttccttctctacacGCACCCCCCATCCCCGCCCTTCTTTCTCCAGCCACCAGTGGAGGTGTTACCTTTATTTCTGCCAGGTACTATCCTAAGTGCTTTATACACATGACCACATTTTGCTCTCACAGAAATACTCGGAGGTATCAGCCCAATTTTAGAATTAAGAAAACCAAAGTTTGCTTTCTATGTGTTTCCCGTGGCACTGTCTGAATGCCCAGGTCTGGGAGACCTTTTTAAACTACATAAGAAAACTTGTCCAGTTGCTGAGGGGACCTTGTGCCTAGGCTTTGAGCTTTTGGGTGAAAACAATCACCGAATAAGGACGTGAACTAAGTTTCACCTTGCTGAGTGCAAACCTAGCAAAACCTAGTTCTGTTTTTACTCGCTTCCCAGACATATGATCTGggttaaatcccagctctgctgcttactagctgggtgaccctagtcaagttactcaacctctctcagcctcaagTTCCTCTTTGCATTTCTTGTCTGGCAGAGTTGTTTTGAGGGTTAAATAAAAAAGGGGATCCTTGGCTCTTCTCTCCCCTAGACGGAAAGTTCTTTGAGGACAGAgctaaaaactgtaagaaatccaaagatatttgttggataaaggaattaaaaaaaggtaaattgtaTGGTCAGGTGGTGAGTACCATGGATGAAAGAAAGCATCCATTtaggtatttgtttgtttatgccttcatttcatttagcatgtaaCCATACCAGATTTTCCGCTGAGTCAGCCATGAGCCTCCACCCATGAAGATCAGTGGTCTGGGAGGGCATAGATATAGAGATTTAGTGTACGGGAGTCCAGAAGGTCTGGCCTGGTCATtcaagaaggcttcctggaaaagGAGACTGGGATGGAACGGGAGGTTTGGTGGGAGCTGAGATGGGGGAGATGGTCTCTGGATACAGGGGCTGTCTCTCTCCTCGCACGGGTGGCTTCTGGGAGGGCTGGACAGGTAAGCTcttcttcatgttctttctccccttcttgcCTGTCTGCCCTTTGGTCTCCTGGCTGGGGCTTTTAGCCCTGTGTGACCCTAACAACCCATGTGTCTGTCTGCAGTGCCGGATGGAGTGCCGCGATGTGCCAGCTGAGACACTCTATGACGTCCTACACGACATTGAATACCGAAAGAAGTGGGACAGCAACGTCATTGAGACTTTCGACATTGCCCGCTTAACAGTCAATGCTGACGTGGGCTATTACTCTTGTGAGCAGGCGCAAGAACACTGATCCTAGCCTCCCTGCTTCCATCCAGGCCTCCAGCCCAGCTTCCTTCTCCCACCTTTCCTCCTTGTGATCACTCCCATGGCCAGGCTGCTCAGAGACCTGAGTGCTAAGATGTAGGGCTGCCCTCCCTGACATTTCTGTCCACTCCTAGACCCTTGGGCACACACACGTACACTCACAAACAcatatgcactcccatgttcatgtATACACactccacacacatgcacacagagtcATGTACACACTCCATGGCCACATGCCACATATTCGCAGTCACACATTTTCTGATACACACACTCACAATAATATATTCACATTCACATATACAAACAGGCCAGGCCAGCAAGGTAAGGGCCGTGTGAGGTTGTGAGCAGGAATGGCTGGTGACAAGAAGGGAGAGGGTTCTGTCTCTTTCCTAGTGTCAGCTCTGGGATTGTGgtctggtgggtgggtggggggtgtaTCTGTTTGGATCAGGGGGGACTGGCGATTAACTAGGCATCCCTGTGTCCCTGGCTTCTGCTATGCCCTCCCTTGCAGGCAGGCAGCCAGAGGTCTTGCTGAACTGTCCCTTGCCCTCCACAGGGAGGTGTCCAAAGCCCCTGAAGAACCGTGATGTCATCACCCTCCGCTCCTGGCTCCCCATGGGCACTGATTACATCATTATGAATTACTCAGTCAAACATCCTGTGAGTCTACCTGCCTTCCCTGctgggtgggcaggggaaggTCCCAGGTACGGCTGGGCCAGCAAGCCTGGCCCAGGAAGAGGCTTCTGGCTACTACCATGACTTTCATGTGACTTCAGTCTGGGCACGAagctctctggccctcagtttccttactaTATAGTGAGAATAATGGCTCTTGTCTCCCTGTTCAGCTCTCAGGCAGATGAGAAGAGGGTGATGTGAGCCATCACTGTGGGCAAGTGGGATGGGCTGGCTCGGAAAGGGGGTGCAAGTAGTAAGAGGCAGGGCCTCTTACTTCCCTGAGGCTGGGCCACCTTGATCTCCACAGCAGGCAAGACAGGCAGGTACAGCTGGCCTGGGCAAAGATGAGTGCATGTGTGAATGCCCATGTATGTGCTCATGACCCCTGACTCCAGACTGAGGGCTTTCCTGAGGGGAACAGGGAAACCTTGAGAGGCAACAGTGACCTAGACTGAgtcctccctttctccctatcCCAACATCAGGCCTGTTCTGGAGTGGATGCCAGGGGATGTGAACTAactgactctgtgtgtgtgtgtgtgtgtgtgtgtgtgtgtgtgtgtgtactcataAAGACACTTCTTTTGTCCCAACCCTCAGTCTCACCTCCCTTTGCCTTCCATCCCCAGAAATACCCACCTCGGAAAGACTTGGTCCGAGCTGTGTCCATCCAGACGGGCTACCTCATCCAGAGCACGGGGCCCAAGAGCTGCGTCATCACCTACCTGGCCCAGGTGGACCCCAAAGGTGAGGGCTTGGCCCTGGCAGCTTATCATGGGATCCTTTCCTATACCACAGGAGATGTGGCCTGATCTACTAGGGATCAAAAAGAGCCTGTATTAGgagttgttttgtattttggggcATCTCCATCCGAAATATCATTTGAACCAAGATTTGAGACTTTATACTGGTTTGAAAAGCAAAGGCCAAAGTGGTAGCCATTGCTCCATGACAAAGCTTGGAGCTCTTTTCCTGGGCTCCCACACCTCCATGCTCTGACTGGCTTCCTGCTTACTGTCTGCTTTCACTCCATCTGTCTTGCTAGCTCCCATCCTCTGCCCATCCCAGAGGCCCTGAGTTTTCCAGGCTTCAGTTCTCCTCCCCTTGGGAATGTTCAGCTACTCCCAAGGCTTCTGTGGCCAGCTGACATGTCTCTCTCTGCTGGGAACCAGATCCCTGTGGCCATTGGCCTCCTGGACTCATCCCTTAAGATGTCTTCTGGGACCTGAGACTCACTGTGTCCAAAGCTGAACTATGAACTATCTCCCCTCCTAGTTTTCCCCTTCTCCTAAACCTCCCCCTAGTCACCCATACCAAGAACCTGGCGGTTGACTGGGATGCCCTCTGCTCAGCTCCCAGGTCTGGCCACCAATTCTTATTGATTGTACCTTCTAAACAGCTCCTGAATCTGTCATTTCTCTCCATAGTCAACGACCTTCTCTGTCCATACAGCTACAGAGGGATTTTTCCCAAACATGCATTTCCTCATGATTCTCTTCTGATTCAAATTCTTCTGTGACTTTCTGTTGCCCTCAGAGTAAAGTCTAAGCCCCCTCCCCACATTTCCCAGTCCTTCCTCACACCTTACACCGTCCCACCTCCCTGTCTAGGCAGCTTTTTCCCTCATCCTAGAAACATCTCTCCTCCCTTACGCATGCCCCCAGGACTGCCTCACATGTCACCTCCTCTGTCCCTGATGCCCAGAGTTACCACTGGCTCCATGCTCGCAGGCCCATTCCCCTCTAGCAGAGCATTTGGTACACTGTCGCGTCTCAGACAGTGAGTTGCTCTTTGGGTCCCTGGGGCTGGCCCAGAGTAAGTGTCATGGAGTGGATGTGGAGTGTGAGTGAATGGGTGAATGTCTGGAGGACGGGTAATCCCTGAACATCTTTGCCCGGGTGTGCCCCAACCCCACCAAGCACCCAGTGATGTAGGCCCAGGGCTCCCTAGCACCTCACTGACTGAGTGTGCTGGGTGTCAGAGGCAAGAGCAGACATTTGGGAATGAGACAGGGTGGATGGTTGGGCTACCAACTATGGATTCCAGGTGAGCCCAGGATGGGGAGCTTAGCCAAGAGGCCTATGTAGCAGCTAGGCTGCCTGGGGTAGGGGGCTTGGGAGGACAGGTAGAAGGCGGGGTAGAGCATCAGGGCCATTCACAGGTTGGGTATGAGAAAGAATGTCAGTGGAGGGGAGGTGACAGGCAGGAGTTTGGTGGGTCAGGATTTCAACCCACTTGTAGCCTGTGGTCACTTAGGACCCTGTGGTTTTCTTCCATGCTTTGGGGCTTAGCAGAGGGACAGGAGGGGTATAGCaggtgggtttgggggaggggatacGACAGAATTGAGCCTGGGGACCTTggtctgagacagaaagagagagtgaggatgGTGAAGTCTTACAGGACTTGCCTcacagcctcctcccctcccatggAGAAGAGGGTAGCCTCCTTGGAAGCCCCAGGCTGGAAGGAGTAGGTTGATATGTATGTTTGGAGGGAGCTGGGTCCCTGAGGctgcttcttcccttctctcctcattACTCTTCCCTGCTCTCATAGGCTCCTTACCCAAGTGGGTAGTGAATAAATCTTCTCAGTTCCTGGCTCCCAAGGTGAGTGGCCTTGGGACTTTGGGGTATGTAAGCAGCGAGAGAGGGTTCCGGCTGAGGGGGTGGGTCAGGGATGGAGACTGGGAGTCAGGGGTGGCGGAGTCAGGGCTGAGGGGCGGAGTTATGAAATGGGCTAGAGTCAGGGTCCCGGGAGCGGGGGACTGAGCCACTGGAGGGCGCAGGCCGGGAAGTGGCGAAGACTCAGTCCCACGCCGTGTCCACCCCTGACTCGGATGTGTGGCGGCCCCCCCAGGCCATGAAGAAGATGTACAAGGCGTGCGTCAAGTACCCAGAGTGGAAGCAGAAACATCAGCCGCACTTCAAGCCGTGGCTACACCCGGAGCAGAGCCCGTTGCCGAGCCTGGCGCTGTCGGAGCTCTCCGTGCAGCACGCGGACTCGCTGGAGAACATCGATGAGAGCGCGGTGACGGAGAGCCGGGAGGAGCGCacgggcggcgcgggcggcgagGGCAGCGACGACGACACCTCGCTCACCTGATTGTGGCACCACCGCAGGGACCTAGACAAGATGGAGTGGGGTCAGGGGTGGCGGATCCTCCCGcgctttctcccctcccccaccgtctGCGCCTCCTAGAGACGGTGGGCTGGGGCCCAGGCTGGCGCTGCGGCCCCACTGGACACAGCCCCAATAAACGATCCCACAGCCTCAGCTGGCTCGTCGCTGTGCCTGTTTCCCACCTGCCCGGGCATGACCACTGACCACCGTCGCCTTTAATCCCCTTGTTCTAGggttcattttgttaattttattattgatcCCCTGGCCTTTGCCCCTTTAGACATCCCCTCATTTCCCCATGTGTAGCTGGAGTATGTGTGAGGTTGTCACCCCTTCCTCCTGTCCATGGTGTGTTctgttttcctgtgtctgttcCTTAGTTCACTCATCCGTTCACCTGTCCTTGTTACATGTTCATTGCTCCAGGCTATTTGGCTACCATTCACTGCTCTAATAGAAGTAGGTCTGGCCGGAAGCCCTGGTTCAGGGTTCCGAGGGTGAGGTTctactgtgtgaccttcagcCTGAGGCCCCTTTGGTACCACCTGCATTGGTAGAGGATCTGACACTCTCCAGTCATCACATAAGGAAGGGGGAGAGGTTCCTGGGTCTCAGACCACAGGGCTGTGGGCCTCAGAGTGGAGGATGGAAGGTTGGGGGTTGAGGGTGACGGTCATCAGACTCAAGTGCAGTGGAGGGACTAGGTCCTGTGATTTGAGCCTTCCCTAGGTCACTTTGAAGACCTCACACCTGTGTTAACAGAAAAGGTGGGGCTCCCGGTCCTTTGCCAGTGGTCAGATACCAGTCCCTGGTACTGTGTTCCATCTGGCTGCTTGGAGCTCTAGGCTTTGAGACCTAGAGGGATGCCTGGACCTCACCTGTTCTCTGTGGCCTCCAGGTACCTCTGCTGCCTGAGGGCCATCCCTGCTATCAGGTGGGGAGGAAGGCTCTGCGCTCTGCCCTTTTCTGATGTTTCTACATCCTATATGAATTTGGGGCTGGGAAGTTCTCTCCAAGGTTTGGTCCTGTCCTCCCCTCCTGGGAAATGACTTGCCTTAGCCTTGTCAGGAAGACACAGCCTGCGTGGCATCAACTCTTTGCTAGAGGGGCAGGGTGAATGTCCAGTGAAGGGTTGGCAAGAGATTCTATAACTCACCAAGACTTGGGTTCCAATCCCAGGCTTGTCCAATACTGGCTTTGTAACTTTGAACAAGTCCTGGAACTACTTGGAGCTTCATATTCTAATCCCTAACCTGGGTGATGATTTTTTGCCTTCAAGGAGAGAGGTATGAGGATTTAGGTAAAAGGAATAAGATGCCCAGCACTGGGcttggcatgtagtaggtgctcaaattAATGACTTCTAATTTCAGAGTCAATCCCCACGTCCCATCTTGGTGAGAGCTGTTTTTCCAAGTATCTCCATCAGGCATTTGGAGAAATAGAAGCATAGAGAAGTTAAGAAGTTAAGGTCTTTGGCTTGGCTGGCTCCAGAGGTGACagggacccaggacccaggaatTCCTGCTAAACCCAGGGCCCTCATCTGTGTATGTGCTGGCAGGATAGGCAGAAATCTCCCAGTCTTGGCCAATGAAGATGCCTTGGTTCCAGGACCTCAGGCTGTAGGTAGCCTTCTGCCAAGGGATCCTTGAGCTCTCTGGGTAGGACTCTTCCCCACCAGCCTGCCCCATGGGGGCGTGTGCCTAGGGAGGGAAGTGGGATATCCTCAGAGAATGAGGTGCGAAAGGACTTCCAGGAGGAGGAGGTCAGGACCCTAGGTCGTCCTGCCTCCTAAAGCCCCTTTCCACCCTGGGGGTCTGGAACCCTGGGAcgggagtggggtgggagtgaggggtgggagtgagggtgtAGAGTCTCCAGGAGAAGGGTGGCAAGAGGCAGGGAGCCTCaggaagagatggagacacagcgGTTGGGGTGGTGGAGGTAGACCTGAGCCTCAAGAGACAGACGGACATGCAAGCAgcgagaggggctggggagacgCACAGTCTGACCTGTCCGCTAGGCGGGCCAGGCCAGCGGACTCAAAGATCGCTACTAGGCGGGGCCGAAGAGGGGGCGGGTCCCTGTGCCTTCCCCGCCCTCCGCTCCCCGGGGCATCACGTGGGGGCGGGCGGAAGCGCCCGGCGGGGTGGGCGCGCCCCGCTTGCGGTCGCGAGTTTACGGCGGCTTGAGTCCGTGGCGGCGCCGGGACCCCGGTCCCCGAGTCCGCACGTGGAATCTTCGCCCAGAACAGGTAAGTGCGGCTGCCGGGGCCTCTTCCGTCCGCCGCCGTTTCGGCAGGTGTTGTCCGGCGTTTCCCCATTTCGCAGAAGGGAAAGCCGAGGCCGCACGCCGACCGTGCCCTCGGCGTCCACTTCCGCGGGTGTTTCTTCTGTCAGTTGTCGTCTCTGTCTAGTGATAGGGATGAGGGTCGCCTCCTGAGGATGCGTGGTCGGGCCAGAGGTGGCAGGGGAGGAGCGCGAACCGGCGGGAGAGGGGACTTCCAGCTCTTAGTCCTTTGGTATGAAGGCTCCCAGGAGCCGGAGCCAGCCAGCCCTCCGACGCCttgcttttctcatctgtgtGAAATGAAGGCTCCAGTGGCTCTCGTCCCGTTGAGCGCGGAGACCCTTACAGCTCTGAGCATTCGTATGATCCTGTGCCCTGTACCTGGGGTTccagtgaccttgggcagacTACTTCCGGTCCCTGCGCCTCAATTCCCCACCAGTAAATGGAGGCGTGACGTCCCAAGAGCCCCTACCTGGCCCAATTGCTGGAAAAAGAGGAGGTGTGTGTTCACTGAATGGGGTCAAGCCGGGAGAGGGTTATTGGCACTGGAGAGAGCTGGCTTGGAGTGCAGCCTGGGGGGCATCGGGTGGGTGTTTGGTCCCAGATCTCCAAGGGTGGTTTTTTGGTGTTTGGGGAACTCTGGTCAGGAGCCATTACAGTGCGGCTTTTGGCATATGCATTCCCCTCCTCCAAAGTTCCGGTCCTGCGGAGGCTTCCCTGATCTCCAGgcttggttgggggtggggaggtgctaCAAGGTGGTACAGATTTGTGGAGGTGCTCAGAAAGGACTTGACTGTGTGCTGAGTGAGCACCAAAGTCCAGACAGAGGCATCCAGGATGTCTGTCCTTGGAGAGCAGAGAGTGTCCAGGTTAGGGGAGACCTCCCAGCAAGCTCATTACAGAGTCACAGAGACAAGTGCAGACAGGTACTGAGGTAGAATCAGGGACTGGGACTCTTGGAGGCCCAGGGAAGAAGAGATGACTGGAATGGGCCTTGGCAGTTAACTGGCAATTAACAAGGATAAGGACCTTCCAGAGGACAGCACAGCTTGTGCAAAAGCAGGGACGTTCATGGTATATATGAGAAATGGCAAGGAGATGGGTGTGACTGGAAGGGGTAGCTGGAGCTGGGTGTAGAGAGAACTCATCCCTGTGTTCCATGGCTGGTTAGGGATTGTCCAGACCCTGCCTCCCTATTCGCCACTTGCTCACAGGAGTAGGGCAAAAGGTGAGGTGGAAGTGGGCAGAGGCCACCAGGGACCCAGATTGCCCCCACGCTTCATTGGGGGCATTCAGGCCCTCCCATTCAGCCCCAGCCGCACCCCCACCACCTCTCAGGCTCCAGCCATACTTTTGTGCACCTGAAACCTCAGCCCTTTGTGCAGGTTGCTTGTCTTCCCCACCCTCTTTCCCTAGAAATGTTCTCCCATCCAAATCTCCTAGGTCCTTCGGGACTTCACAGGTGGGCTGCTTATTTCCTCCTCCTGCCTAGCCTTTCAGTCCTGCTTAGGGGCACAGCTTAGGAAAGATCTCCTTGGAGCTCTGTGGGGAAGGGGCCTGCAGAGCAACGGGGATGACTGGGATGTGGGGTAGTCCCTATACAGCCACCAAACACTACATGACCCTGCAAGTCCCCAAACTTCTCAGagcctccatttctccatctgcaGGATGGGGTGATAAGTCTTCGTCTC encodes the following:
- the STARD10 gene encoding START domain-containing protein 10, with amino-acid sequence MEKSAASTEPQGPRPVLGRDSVQVPDDQDFRSFRSECEAEEGWNLTYSKAGVSVWVQAVEMDRTLHKIKCRMECRDVPAETLYDVLHDIEYRKKWDSNVIETFDIARLTVNADVGYYSWRCPKPLKNRDVITLRSWLPMGTDYIIMNYSVKHPKYPPRKDLVRAVSIQTGYLIQSTGPKSCVITYLAQVDPKGSLPKWVVNKSSQFLAPKAMKKMYKACVKYPEWKQKHQPHFKPWLHPEQSPLPSLALSELSVQHADSLENIDESAVTESREERTGGAGGEGSDDDTSLT